From Magnetovibrio sp. PR-2, a single genomic window includes:
- a CDS encoding cysteine synthase A, with protein sequence MNLRKDFADAVGNTPLIRLNAASEETGCDIYGKAEFLNPGGSVKDRAALFIVRDAEERGALKPGGTIVEGTAGNTGIGLTLVGNSLGYKSVIIIPETQSQEKKDTLRLCGAELIEVPAVPYSNPENYVHVSERKAKELNDAEPGSAIWAQQFDNTANRRSHIKGTAPEIWDQLDGAIDGFTCAVGTGGTLAGVAMGLKDRNTDIVTALSDPMGSALFGHYKNGELKSEGGSITEGIGQGRITANLEGAPIDDAFQVTDAEALPIIFDLLKHEGLCLGGSSGINIAGAMKLAKQMGPGHTIVTILCDYGTRYQSKLFNPDFLRAKDLPVPDWMA encoded by the coding sequence ATGAATTTGCGCAAAGACTTTGCCGACGCCGTTGGCAACACTCCCCTGATCCGTCTGAACGCAGCCTCCGAAGAAACGGGCTGTGATATTTATGGCAAAGCTGAATTCCTAAACCCCGGCGGTTCGGTCAAAGACCGTGCGGCTTTGTTCATCGTGCGTGATGCCGAAGAGCGCGGCGCCCTTAAGCCCGGCGGCACCATTGTCGAGGGCACGGCCGGCAACACGGGCATTGGCCTGACGCTCGTGGGCAACTCTTTGGGCTATAAGTCGGTGATCATCATCCCCGAAACCCAAAGTCAGGAGAAAAAAGACACCCTGCGCCTGTGCGGCGCAGAACTCATCGAAGTCCCCGCTGTGCCCTACTCCAACCCTGAAAACTATGTGCATGTGTCAGAGCGTAAAGCCAAGGAGCTCAACGACGCTGAGCCCGGCTCCGCCATTTGGGCGCAGCAGTTCGACAATACAGCCAATCGCCGCTCTCACATTAAAGGCACCGCGCCTGAAATCTGGGACCAGTTGGATGGCGCCATTGACGGCTTCACCTGCGCCGTCGGCACCGGCGGCACGCTTGCAGGTGTAGCCATGGGCCTCAAAGACCGCAACACCGACATCGTCACCGCCTTGTCCGACCCCATGGGCTCGGCCCTGTTTGGGCATTACAAAAACGGTGAACTGAAATCCGAAGGCGGATCCATCACAGAAGGCATCGGCCAGGGCCGCATCACCGCAAATCTAGAAGGTGCACCCATTGACGATGCCTTCCAAGTCACCGACGCAGAAGCCCTGCCCATCATCTTCGATCTGTTGAAACACGAAGGCCTGTGCCTGGGCGGGTCCAGCGGCATCAACATCGCAGGCGCTATGAAGCTCGCCAAGCAAATGGGCCCAGGGCACACCATTGTCACCATCCTGTGCGACTACGGTACACGTTATCAGTCGAAGCTGTTCAATCCCGACTTCTTGCGCGCCAAAGACCTGCCAGTGCCCGATTGGATGGCCTAA
- a CDS encoding NUDIX domain-containing protein has protein sequence MSSNDEPEFNGDDVEVIEKIRDHDGYFKIDRYILKHRKHEGGWTEPISREIFERGHATCVLMFDPDLDKLVFIEQFRPGAYAALASPWFECDSHSPWLLECVAGIIDEGETPEGVAKREALEEANCEILDLQPITHYLASPGGTTESVFLFCARVDASNAGGVYGLEHEGEDIRVVVCDAEKALSWLDTGRFKDASAHIAMQWFALNHEKLKTRWQA, from the coding sequence CGACGGGTATTTTAAAATTGACCGATACATCCTTAAACACCGCAAACATGAAGGGGGCTGGACCGAACCCATCAGTCGTGAAATCTTCGAGCGCGGTCATGCCACGTGCGTCTTGATGTTTGACCCGGACTTGGACAAGTTGGTGTTCATCGAACAGTTCCGCCCGGGTGCGTATGCGGCACTTGCGTCCCCTTGGTTTGAATGCGACAGCCACTCGCCTTGGCTGTTGGAATGTGTCGCCGGAATCATCGATGAAGGCGAAACACCCGAAGGCGTTGCCAAACGCGAAGCCCTGGAAGAAGCCAATTGTGAAATCCTCGACCTGCAACCCATCACCCACTACCTCGCCAGTCCGGGCGGCACCACGGAAAGCGTTTTTCTGTTCTGCGCGCGCGTGGATGCTTCCAACGCAGGCGGCGTTTATGGGTTGGAGCACGAAGGCGAAGACATTCGTGTGGTTGTCTGCGACGCTGAAAAAGCCCTGTCCTGGCTCGACACAGGGCGCTTCAAAGATGCCTCGGCCCATATTGCCATGCAGTGGTTTGCCCTGAACCATGAGAAACTCAAAACCCGCTGGCAAGCATAA